In Rutidosis leptorrhynchoides isolate AG116_Rl617_1_P2 chromosome 6, CSIRO_AGI_Rlap_v1, whole genome shotgun sequence, the DNA window atccgttTACTTTTTTCTCATCTATATCCATATTCATATgcatttagtttcaggtcatctatatatatatatatatatatatatatatatatatatatatatatatatatatatatatatatatatatatatatatatatatatatatccattggattaagcgggttaatgaatatccaatggatattaaaaaaatgttataataatttctaatatacgattaaaataaaaagttattatatcaaaaataaatataaatgacatAATTAAAGTCTATCGATAAGAATATGTTATCTTTGTCGAAGATATAccaaaatttgttaaatttactataaAACATAGATTATAAAAAAGTAAATAAGAaattgtaagtttattttgttaaatatacttgttttattgtaatatattatagtttaTCATAGGattataaacaaaaatataaatataaatctaatGATAAAAgaacttgtaatagtaaatatgtaggcatatatctatatttatatatttatatatgtatttcgagTGGTAATGGATATATACATGGACGAAACTTTTCATCTATGTCCATATCTATATCTATTTagattcatccatatccatatccatatccatatccatttagttttatctatccatatccatttagttttatcTATATTCATTACGAAACAGGTGAATCGAGTGGATATTCACCGGATCAGGTGGTCATTGACATCTCTACTACAACAAGCCATCCCTACCACGAGTATTTCATTTatttttctcaaaaaaaaaaaaaaaaaaaaaaaaaaaaaaactaacagaAGGTAATTTAAGAAATTAACGTGGATTTATCAAAATAATCATTGAAATATCAACTACCAAACAAAATAGGACTTTAAAAAGGATGAACAAAAAAGAATTGAAATCGAAAGCTACACCTTATTTGGTGAGGTCAGCATGGTCATTGGATTCTGTTTTCTCGGTAGTGCTCCCTCCAAATCCGGTGATTCTTTGCCGCCATAGAGCTCCGGTGAGTAGTCTGATCCTAACCCTAACAAACAAACAGCACCGCATCTATTGATACCTATTATTATCTTCATTCAAGTTTTTGCTGATTAAACCGTCATTTATGTTTAATAGGGTTTACATTATTAGTTCTTAGTTTGCTGAGATTCAAAGGTTTTTGCTGTGATCCTGAACTGGTTGTTAAATTTTGATTCTCACCAGCTAAGAAACTGTAATGTTTATCTTCTACTGGATTGATTATTAATCGTATAAGGTATCATCATAGCTCATATATTTACAAAGATTTTGGTAATGGAGTGATTACTCTTATGCAttctcgatttttttttttttttttataacatagaAAGGAAACCGACATATTAAAAAATAATAGTGATTCTCGAGTTTTAATTTTAAATAGAAATAAATAGAAAGGAGAAGACGGTATAGGATTAGAAAGGATAGTACAATTATATTTTTTTAACAACACTCTCTGCCTATATTTGGACGGACGGATTACGAAGGATAGTAAAACACTCTCATCCCATTTCTTTTCCACTCCTTTCCGCTGAAAAATAAACTCGAGAATACTTAGGAATTATGAAAAGCGTAAGTTCAAAAATTGAATCTTAGATAAATGAAGCTTTCTTGACTTTATTTTTCATAATTCCTAAGTATACAAAGCGTAAGTTCAAAGCGTAAGTTGGAATGAAGCGTAAGTTCAAAACTTGAATCTTAGATTGATGAAGCTTTCTTGAACAAGGAACCTAAAAGTTGGAATGAAGTTTTACCCTCATGTGCACATCATGTAGGTAACTTAACGGCTTTTGTTTTAGTCTATTGTGGGGTGCTTTGTGGCTCGGCTCGCCTTGCCTCACCTTTAGATAACTCGTTTGGTTTGGTTGTTTTTGTCATGTTTCCTTTTGTTTTCTAATTGGGAGGCAAGCGCGGGTTCTTCGTGTTGTTCTTTTGTTGATTGCTTTCATCTTCGTTGAAAGCTTCCTGGTTATATACAGTTTTTCGGTTTTTCGCCACAAAAAAGTAATAATGACTTCCACGTAATTATGGTAAACCACAGCGAGATGATAAAAAAAACTTTTGGGACTGGGTGATAAAGAAATGACTGTATGATACTGATTAATAATGCAGATATTATCTATAATTTACAGTTATTTGTCACAATATGATTGAAAGTGACTAAATTAAGTGGTTTGTTATACATGAATGGATCATATAGCTGCAACACTCCTTAAAGGTCTAAGTCTTCGTCTTCTTCGCAATATTTATTATCCATCCACCTCACATTTTCTATACCTTGACTATCCCTACTATAATTAATTGCTTCTAACTATAAGGGCTGACTTGTCAAAAGTAAGTTTCAAATAATGCTAACAAACGTGTGATGAAATATTCGCAAAGAACACATGATAACTAAGAGTATACAAGTTTCCGAGTACGCGTACGAATATAGTATTAGTGTACGTATTATATTAATTTCCTTTTTAATTTATAAATCGTCACATCATAAAGAAGAGTACACTTATTGGATTAACATTGATCGACAGCGACAGCGACAAGTTGTTTTGTAGTGTTCAAAATGCATAAATAGTAGAAGACTCGTTAAGCTATAGCTACTACTACTGATATTCAATCGCTTAATTAGCTGTTTGATCAATAATACATGTATGTATCTAGATTAAAAAAACAATTATAGATTGATCAAGCAACATGTTGGTTATAATTCTGATAGTTGCGTTACTCCCCTTTGGTTTTGCTTCAATGGACACATCGTGTCTTCCAACTGACGAAGGTTTATGTCATCTCTCATTTACTATATTTGTAACTAattattatgatttttttttttttttgattattaACTGTTTATATTTCTTTTTTGAAAGTGGATGCATTGAGTGTTATCGGAAGGAAGTTAGGTAAAGATTGGAATTTCGAAGGGCCGTGTTGTAGTTGGATCACTACTAAAACTAGATATTACGTCGATAGCATCCTTTGCAACGTTAACTGTGGATCCAATACAACTTGCCATGTTGTTAGCATGTAATTTCTACTTTTCACCTTTTCGATTGAATACTGCTGAAGATATTTACCAAACAGCTTTTTGATCGAATTATGTTTTGCGAAAGTGGCTACTAGCTAGAGTTAGAAAAGCAGTCAGCTTTCATTTGGTCTTAATACATAGCTAGATATTTTAATAAAATTTTGAATTTAAGTGTTTCTTGTATCGAGTAGCTGGATGCTGATAGATCTACTGCTTTAGATGTCGTTCCAAAATCGGTGCTAACGGTGTTATGCAGAATATAGGAATTACGTATAAATATGCAATTGATCATTGTACAAAACATCAGCATATTCTCCTGCTTTTTATAAATAGCCCACACATACTAACTTATCagaggtttttgtttttgtttttgttttttttgaaaggcaaaataaTAATAGAGGATTGGAACTTATCAGATTTAATAACGTATATTTATTTCAAGACAAATGAAAAAGATCAAATATAAAGATGTTATAATTATGGAATATTGTTTTGGTTTATAAATGCAGAAGTCTGAAAGGACAAAGCCTACCGGGCACTCTTCCACCGGAACTCGTCAAACTTCCCTACCTACAAAACATGTACGTATATTCCTTTCTTGCTTTTGTTGTTAATTACTTTATTATCTTGTGTAAACTGTGTGTAATATTTAGTACGTGACTGacgtaattatatatgtatttttttacaTGTACAGCGACTTAGCTCGCAACTTTCTGAGTGGTACCATCCCTCCAGAATGGGGTTCCATGGAGCAACTTTTAAACATGTACATACTTGTTTCAATTCCTTCTTCATACTCTTCAGCTTTTCTTTTGGCATTTTAAAGTATTAGTTGGTTAATGTTAGTATGTCTTAATATCGACGCTGCCCAACCATGTTAATCTTTTGTAATCTTGTCGTTGTTAATTTATTGGTTTCGTTTAAATTTTTCCTAAACTAAAAATTCATGTTTACATTTCTGCAGAAGTCTTCTTGGGAATCGTTTGAATGGATCAATCCCAAAGGAACTCGGAAATATCAGTACACTGACTACTTTGTAATGTTTCATCTTTTGTCAGAAATTTAGCACAACAACATAATTGTCTTAGTTATCTATCGGTAAAAACAACCTAACATAAATTTAATATCACACATCAATTGTCAATGACCACTCAATATGAATTGGATCAATCATATAACCCTAAACAATAGTGGACCTTTTGATTAAGCACAAAATTAATAACTCAATGATAATTAGAATTACCATGATAATTGTCTTAGTTATCTATCCGTAAACGGATGCGGTTTTCCTTGTTTAGGCTACCCGGGGAAGGATGTATGTGGCCAATCTGGTATTATGTGACCGTTTTAGACTCTTTTCCCTGGCCACTGAGCTATCTTGGGTTATCCGTTACATAACATAATATCACAATCACTTGTTTGTTTTTTCAACTCTTTTGATGTTTATGGATTGATCAATTGTATTGTTGATTAGAACGGTAGAGGACAATCAGATGTCTGGAATAATTCCCGAGGAGCTTGGGAATTTTGCAAGCATTCAGAGATTGTAAGATCGCCCGCAGTATATGAATTTTGTATCGACTTTCTAAAATAGCCACCAGTGTTTCATTGTTGTCATTTATTTATTGTAGACTTCTGAGTTCCAATTACTTTACCGGTGAGTTGCCTGCATCGTTCGCAAGATTGACTAAAATGATGGAATTGTGAGCTCTACTATCTTGTTGGATTTTATTATTAGTTAGTATAATCCTTAATTTAAGGACTACATATAACATATATCACCGATTATTTCAAATTTCTTCAGTGGGCTTGGTGGCAACAATTTCTCTGGAAAGATACCCGATTTCATAGGGAATTGGACAAATCTCACAAGCTTGTGAGATTTTCGATTTTTGTTCCATATTGCATTTgtgatacacacacacatatatgtataatgtagtgtgtgtgtgtgtgtatatatatatatatatatatatatatatatatatatatattagttgctTTTAACTGAAGTTTATAAATGGCAGAAGGATGTATGGCAGTGGTTTGGAGGGGCCAATACCACCTAGCATAACTCTTTTGAGCAATTTGAGTGACTTGTCAGTAATTTTTCTATAAATATTAATTTATCTATatgcattattattaataaagagtaTCTTTATTGATCGAGTGAATTAAGAAATGCAGGCGTATCAGCGACTTGAGAGGACCAGACACAGTTTGTCCACCCTTCAGCAATATAACGCCTTTTATAACCCTGTAAGTTTAATCTCATCTTTTACATGTGTGTTACCACTTTCTTTTTTTTTATGTACATATTCTAAACTTAATGTGCCTACAGGATCTTGAGGAGTTGCAATCTAATCGGCAGCCTACCAGAACCAGCTCCAAGTGTTACACAAATCCTGTTAGTAACTTAATTTACATGTTCCTCAAATTTTATACGTGCCTATTAAAGATAATCTCTTTTAAACGAGTTCTTACAAGTAATTTATATGTAGTTCAGTTAGTCACAATTTTAATTTATATCACGACATCATTGTTTATGCTACTCCTTCAGAGACTTCAGCTTCAACAAGTTCAATGGGTCCATTCCTGAAGATTATGATGCTCTAGAGCAAACAAACTACATGTAAGCATCTTGTATTATTATAGACAATCGGTTTACGAACTAATGATGATCTTTATACTAGATCTCTTTTTCTCTTATTTATTTACGGTGAGTAGTGACACCTTGTTAATTTACTATTTTGATTTTCAGTTATCTTACTGGGAACCGACTATCTGAAAGTGTGCCTGATTGGATGCTCACTCTAGGAGAGACCATGTAAGTTATATATCTACCGTAAAACTTGTAAAATCAAAATAAGATGTGAAGGTAAAAATTGATGTTGTGAACTTGTACAAGTCATATGATAAACACGCTCTCGTGCTTGGTTTTGAAATATAACGAATAATAATACTGCAGTGATCTGTCGTACAACAATTTTACTTATGATAGCTCAAAGGGTTTATTTTGTCCAAAACGGGACACGTAagttcatttccttatttccacaacatACATGTTTCTTATTATTATCAGCTAAATGTTGCGGTTTTGTTGTGTTTGATAGAAACTTGTTTCAATCATTTTCAACAGATAACATTTCGTAAGTTTGTCTTTCTCGATTCTTTGATCCATATATATACTTGCTAATTTGTATATTTCTTTGTGTCTTACTCTTTCTATTTTCATTCTGGTATTATTTTCCAGTAAAAAGGCCGAATGTTTGACGGATATTGTATGTCCTAGAAGTAAGTTAAAGTTCCCTATTGTTTTATCATACACTGATAAAGATTTATTACATATTACTAGTTTTATTTGTCGATTAGATTCGTACTCCTGGTATATAAATTGTGGTGGGAATACACAATTGGTTGGAGACAAGCTATATGAAGGTGACATAGACCCCAAGAGTGGTTTCTTATTAACTGATAATCGATGGGCATTTAGCAATACAGGGAGCTTCTTAGATGACAGTAACCTTGACAGTTATACCGAGACTAATCTTACTGGGGTCCCACTGAAATACTCTGAGTTGTACGCAACTGCACGAGTCTCTGCTTTGTCTTTGACATATAATGCTTTCTGTATGATGAACGGAAACTACACCGTAAGCCTCCACTTTGCTGAGATCGTTTTTACTGATGATGGTACATATACCAGCCTTGGGAGACGCGTATTTGATATCTACATACAGGTATATTCTTGTAGATATTATGATGGAAAGATTTTAAGTATTGAATGTTTCTGGAAATATCTGGATTGGACGCGTTGGGTAATGGGTCGAAACACTGTTAACACATGTTGAGATGGGCTGGATTGGGTTGACCCACTAAAGGTTTATGAATCGTGCTTACTCGTTCTCATCATATGGAATTATAGAATTATAGAATACAAGAATACAACTACCTTCCTCTATTATAGTATGCGATAtgctaaataatactccgtatcctATTAATATATACAATTTTAATACTATATATACATTACTGATTACTCGGCTATATACCACTGTATATTAATGATGTACTCTGTAATATATGCCTGCTGTCACCCACCAGCTCTTATTGTCTATTTTTAATCCTTTCTAAACAAAAATAATGAATGCATCAttagtctttaatacaaaaacaatatTATTACAATTTACATTTACAATGGCAATTAAAATCTATGTAAAAAATGATTTTGGAGTTTGTATGCGTTGAGAATTCAACTTTGGGTGTTCAACCCATTCATCTATTTTTTAGTTGTCATAACCCATTTGACAGGTAATTGATATAAGACACAACCCAAGTCGGCTCATGTACATCTAAGTGTGTCGAAATGGCTCATGTACATCTAAGTGTGTCGAAATGGTCATATATGTACATCTAGTTCCTCTTTAACGGCTAAGTTTTGcattatatacacggtttgtggaTATGGCAGGGTGACCTGGTGGAGAAGGATTTTGACATTAGTGAGAAAGCAGGAGGGGTTCGAAAAGCCATCGTGAAAAATTATACAGCAGATGTTATCGCTAGTAGTTTAGAAATTCGACTCTATTGGGCTGGAAAAGGAACAACCAATCTCCCATTTCGAGGAGTATATGGTCCTCTCATTTCAGCTATTTCTGTAAATCCAAGTAAGTTATTATTAACCTCCAATGCCTTTGTGATTAATATCATGGTTTGGAGTTAATGTACTTTTTGTAACAATACTAATAGTGCAGTACGACATTAAGAACGCCTATTGTTGTTCCATTGTTCTCCTTAAGTAACAATTGTTTCTAATCTCATATCAATTATTCAGATTTTTTGGTTCCAAATGAAGTTGAGGAAAATGATAAAGGTGTTTCTAGAGGGACTGTGGCTGCAATTGTGGTTGGAGTAGTTTGTGGTGTTGTCCTAATTCTAGGTGTTCTATGGTGGTGGGGTTATTTACGACAAAGAGATACTAATGAACTAGGTATTTACATGCTAAGCCCGTAATCTGGACATGGCAAACTGGGCAGGTTGAAAGGGGTCTTAATACGTTTGGGTGTATCGGGTCATTTTGTAATATGGGTCAGGTGGACCCACAAACACTTTTATTCATTTTTACCAAGGGTCTTTTGAGATTAAACACGACCCGAATCACCCCATTTGTAAGTAAGTGGGTTCAAATTTCCATGCCTACGCTACTCTTTAGATTCTGTTAGCATCTTTTTACATGTTCTCAATCTCATTTGTCGTTCAACAGAGCTGAATGGAATCATTGGCTCATTTACATTGAGGCAAATAAAAAACGCAACTAACAACTTTGATGTCACCAATAAGATTGGCCAGGGTGGTTTTGGTTCCGTTTACAAGGTAATCTATTGTAGATTCGTAATTACTGAATCTGTTACATAGTTTTTCCACTAAGTTAAAAAGTTGATTATTTGTTGAAGGGAGTAATGCCAGATGGCACGTTAATAGCAGTGAAGCAGCTTTCCTCCAAATCAAGGCAAGGAAATAGGGAGTTCTTAAACGAGTTAGGCATGATTTCAGCTTTGCAACACCCACATCTTGTGAAGCTACATGGATGTTGTATCGAAGGAAATCAGTTGTTGCTAGCGTATGAATACATGGAAAATAACAGTCTTGCCCGTGCTTTATTTGGTAAAACGTTATGCTTTTCGTTCATAAATATCCCTTGATATTCTGGAAAATTGCTACATTTTCCTTCTTCAATCGGTACTCTAAAAGAGGGACATCTCAAGGTAGAGGTGGAATGTGGGTGGGTCAGACATGTTGGGTAAATGGGTAGCCGCATGAGGTAGTAAGTGGCCAGGTCATGCAGGTTTGGTAATGGTTAAAATGGTGTCCGGTTTTAACTGGCTGTTTTAGTACATGTAAGGTTACGTTCGGTTGACCCTAAACAGTTATTTGCATTATTTTTTTATAGAACCATTATAATATGATTACAGAACTATGTAACCTCAGTAATTATCTAATTGCTTATGTAAAACAATTTGGATACAATAAGCATTTAAATTACCCTTTAGGCGATGCTTTTATCAGGGAACAAATGCTTCTAAGTGGGATTATGATTGCATAGTTGTAGGCATTTAGTTATCATTTTGCTGAACTATTTTTATATCGTGGATTGAAGGACCTGAAGAACATCAGTTGGAACTTAATTGGGCAACACGATACAGAATTTGCATTGATATAGCGAGAGGGTTGACTTTTCTCCATGAGGAATCACAATTAAAGATTGTGCACAGAGACATCAAAGCCACTAACGTGTTACTCAATGAAAATTTAAACGCCAAAATTTCGGATTTTGGTTTGGCTAAGCTTGATGAAGAGGATGACACCCATATAAGCACCCGTATTGCTGGCACTTAGTGAGTTGTTTAACTATCCCTGTAGTTTATTACACATTGATTTCCCGGTTAAACTATTATTCAAAACTGGAGGTACAAAATGGGCTGGTTGGGTAAAGGGTTGAAAGCagcaacaaaaataaaaaaaataaaaaaattgtctTTTGTTAACGGAGGTGAGAAATGGGTCTTCATCTTTCTGTTTTAGTTATTTTGTTGTAAATAGTTATGCATTAAAACCAAGTAGACCCATTCATAAGTAAATGGCTTGAAACTGTTACCTctaattttttttaaaggcaaggccCCAAAGTGTAGTCAGTGGAGATTGAACCTAGGTCTCCTTTGGAGATTCCCAAGCATCCAACCACTAGACCACCCCTTGGGGTTGTTACCTCTATACTAATtctatactaataattataacatcAAATTTCAAAACATCTCGTCTACATATTTCAGTGGATATATGGCTCAAATAAATGGGTTGAAACTGTTACCTCTATtctattctaattctaataattataacaTCACACTTCAAAATATCTCTTGTCTACAAATTTTAGTGGATATATGGCTCCTGAATACGCGTTGCGTGGTTACCTCACGGATAAAGCAGACGTCTATAGCTATGGAATTGTCCTGTTAGAGATTGTGAGCGGAATGGCTAACGTTTCTGACAGGTCAAAGGAGAATCAGTTTGTTCTTCATGATAAGGTAACATTAACTTTTCTAACTTATATGTTTGCATTTGTTCATCACATCCCTTATTGCTAAAGGGTGGCAAAGAAGAGATTAAAACTATGCATTAAAGCTATGGTTTGAGCAACTTTTGAACCTTTTACATATCAGATTTTTTATTTTTGCAACCCATTTGAGCTTATAATGATCAAAACACAAACCAACCTGACCCATTTCTACGTCTAAGTGATGATAAACTCAAAACTGTCATCTGAACTTAAATTTGTTGTTTCTTCATGTTAGGCCGTTGCTTTAAAAAATTCGGGTAATTTACTGGAGCTAGTTGATCCAAGGTTGGGTTCAGCATACGATTTACAAGAGATGATGACAGTTATAAATGTGGCTCTAGTTTGCACTGCAAGCTCTTCAGCCGACAGGCCCACAATGTCGTCAGTAGTTGGCATGCTTGAAAGCAGAATCTGTCCTGAAGAATTTGTTGCCGAACAAAGCCTCACAATGACCGAATACCATCGTGAGAAAATGATGAAACTACTTGGGAGTGCAAATGATAACCAAGTTCGGGAAACGTCATTCACATATACTGATTCTTCAACATCTGCTGTTGATCTGTACCCGAACGATCGTTTCAGTGAGTATATGTTAAAGAGGGGTGATTCAGAAAAGAGAACGATCGTTTCAGTGAGTATATGTTAAAGAGGGGTGATTCAGAAAAGAGGGATGATTCACAACAGTTATTACTTTAAAGGTGGTGCTCAAATCACTAATATGCTCCATTTGTCTTAAGACATTATGCATGTAATACATATGTTTCATTCCATTGTATTGAGTTTCCTTTGTAAAGGTTGCTCATCTTTACACCATCTAAGTTTTATAATGTTGTACATTATAAAGGTTAAATGTTTTGTTAGAGCATATTGTAAGTTCTTAGTTCATATCGAGTCTGTAACGTTTAATTCGGTCATTATGTTTGAACAATTGATGTAATCGGATGTTGAACATTGTGGTTATGTTTTGTTTGTGTTGCTTGAATGATTATTTGAATGTTGATATAACCGTTAGTCGTTTAGGTAACGAGATCGTTAAAGTTAAATGCAAAGTTAACTGACAAGGACATTCGCACGAATGACAGTTAATAGTACGAATGACAGACTCATTTGCACGAATGAGTTATGTCAGAGTAGTATTATGACAGATTGACCATTCGCACGAACGTGTGAGACATCCTTACGAATGTATTGACATTCGCACGGATGAGACTCTAGATAGAGGTTACAAGTTTCATTCACATGTACTCATTCTTGCAACCCTAGCGGCACCTAGTAGTATACAAATCGTTCATGAACATCCCAATACGAATAGCAACTCTAGGCATCGTTCTAATCTATTACGACATCAACAGGTTTCAACGGCGGAGCTAGTAGGGGGGCTTTGGGGTGCCAAGCCTCCCCTAATCGTATTTCTGTATGTCATATATAATTGTATTTTCAATGGAGAAAAAACGATTGTGGATATTTTAATTGGGAATCGCAGTTGGATTTAGTGAAAAGTCATCGGGAAGAAGATAGACCTTTTGTAACTCTTCATTTTAAGTCCTTAAACTATTATACTATATACTATCTTAGCCTCTTGAATTGATAGTATATCAATTTAACCCCAATTCATCATTAATCTTATTTATTAAATAGTCaaaatatcaataatcaataaccACCACATCGAACACCAATCTAACACATCGAATATCGGTTAAAAATTTTAGAAAATCAAATTGTTTAGAGTAGTTTAACATATATTCTTTATCGAATTTGTAATTAAATTGCTTTTTAAAGATAGAAGACATATTATAGAATATAGATTGAACAAGTTGTTAGTGAATTTGTATATATGTACAACTTTAAAGCAATGATTTTTGTCAGTAAGTCATATTTAGTttcaaactaattttttttatttattctaaATAAAAGTAAATTTGGACATTTGATTTTTTAAAAATTGTGACACTTCTTCATAAATGGTGTTTTTTTAGAATTATAATAGATGACACTATTTTACCATGTAGGTGGTCTAAACAAAACTGGATTATCCgcgaccgttttcaatttcttttctggatatttaaaatttaaatttgaGACCTCTTACAAATTTTCGAGGGGCACAAGCACTAAGCTATCACGTGTGATAatttaattagatatataatatcGTATTTTAATATTTGAATACTATTTTAAATATACGTAGCCCCCCTCAATCGAGATTCCTGGCTCCGCCTCTGACAAGTTTGATTTTATGATCCTGAAAGTCAACTTTTATTCGAATTAATAACTCGTTATGTTGAATTTTGCGTAATAGATCAAGTCTATGTTTGTTTCTAAGATCATTAGGTATAACATGTATAAATTGATAAGGTTGTTCCTTGCTCTCTAGGAAGCGGGGTATTTTCGCCTAACTAGGTTATCTCATAGCTACTTCGACACATTCCACTAGCCTCTTCATGGTGTTTTATAGTGGTATAAATTAAACGTTATAATATAAAGTTGTTCTTGTGCGGTCTAATCGGAgaagagagttttttttttttttttttttttttaagaatatgtTTAGTAATGTACTACTCCGTACTAAAAATGGGATATCCTTAAAAAGGAAATTGATATTTccacttttaaaattaataaatccaCTTAATCTACACATTAAATACTTGTACTGTACAAGTAATAATACATACTCCGTATTTTGTAGTTGATCTATCAATTTTTATATTAGTGGGTATATGACCATCCCTAAAAATGGTATACGAGTTATCACTCCTTTCTAAGCTcccatcaatttttttttattcaaaTATGATATTATCTACTATGGTTTTtactcatatacatatacatatacattatattatattcaaTATTTCATACGCATGACTTATTAATTCTCCCAAGTAGAATTTTGAGTTTGTGACCGGCTTAGGACTCGATCGTTGACCACATCACTTGATTAGAAGTATTGTATAGCTCCATTTTACCGCCATTTTCAAATTCACAAAAGGCGAACGAGCAAGTGATACACAGCAAGAGCAAACTTTCGAATCTTCTTTTCAGAAAGTTAGATTTTATTTTGAGTTCATTATGTAGta includes these proteins:
- the LOC139851425 gene encoding probable LRR receptor-like serine/threonine-protein kinase At1g29720 isoform X3, producing MLVIILIVALLPFGFASMDTSCLPTDEVDALSVIGRKLGKDWNFEGPCCSWITTKTRYYVDSILCNVNCGSNTTCHVVSISLKGQSLPGTLPPELVKLPYLQNIDLARNFLSGTIPPEWGSMEQLLNISLLGNRLNGSIPKELGNISTLTTLTVEDNQMSGIIPEELGNFASIQRLLLSSNYFTGELPASFARLTKMMEFGLGGNNFSGKIPDFIGNWTNLTSLRMYGSGLEGPIPPSITLLSNLSDLRISDLRGPDTVCPPFSNITPFITLILRSCNLIGSLPEPAPSVTQILDFSFNKFNGSIPEDYDALEQTNYIYLTGNRLSESVPDWMLTLGETINLFQSFSTDNISKKAECLTDIVCPRNSYSWYINCGGNTQLVGDKLYEGDIDPKSGFLLTDNRWAFSNTGSFLDDSNLDSYTETNLTGVPLKYSELYATARVSALSLTYNAFCMMNGNYTVSLHFAEIVFTDDGTYTSLGRRVFDIYIQIHGLWIWQGDLVEKDFDISEKAGGVRKAIVKNYTADVIASSLEIRLYWAGKGTTNLPFRGVYGPLISAISVNPNFLVPNEVEENDKGVSRGTVAAIVVGVVCGVVLILGVLWWWGYLRQRDTNELELNGIIGSFTLRQIKNATNNFDVTNKIGQGGFGSVYKGVMPDGTLIAVKQLSSKSRQGNREFLNELGMISALQHPHLVKLHGCCIEGNQLLLAYEYMENNSLARALFGPEEHQLELNWATRYRICIDIARGLTFLHEESQLKIVHRDIKATNVLLNENLNAKISDFGLAKLDEEDDTHISTRIAGTYGYMAPEYALRGYLTDKADVYSYGIVLLEIVSGMANVSDRSKENQFVLHDKAVALKNSGNLLELVDPRLGSAYDLQEMMTVINVALVCTASSSADRPTMSSVVGMLESRICPEEFVAEQSLTMTEYHREKMMKLLGSANDNQVRETSFTYTDSSTSAVDLYPNDRFSEYMLKRGDSEKRDDSQQLLL
- the LOC139851425 gene encoding probable LRR receptor-like serine/threonine-protein kinase At1g29720 isoform X2, with the translated sequence MLVIILIVALLPFGFASMDTSCLPTDEVDALSVIGRKLGKDWNFEGPCCSWITTKTRYYVDSILCNVNCGSNTTCHVVSISLKGQSLPGTLPPELVKLPYLQNIDLARNFLSGTIPPEWGSMEQLLNISLLGNRLNGSIPKELGNISTLTTLTVEDNQMSGIIPEELGNFASIQRLLLSSNYFTGELPASFARLTKMMEFGLGGNNFSGKIPDFIGNWTNLTSLRMYGSGLEGPIPPSITLLSNLSDLRISDLRGPDTVCPPFSNITPFITLILRSCNLIGSLPEPAPSVTQILDFSFNKFNGSIPEDYDALEQTNYIYLTGNRLSESVPDWMLTLGETIDLSYNNFTYDSSKGLFCPKRDTNLFQSFSTDNISKKAECLTDIVCPRNSYSWYINCGGNTQLVGDKLYEGDIDPKSGFLLTDNRWAFSNTGSFLDDSNLDSYTETNLTGVPLKYSELYATARVSALSLTYNAFCMMNGNYTVSLHFAEIVFTDDGTYTSLGRRVFDIYIQGDLVEKDFDISEKAGGVRKAIVKNYTADVIASSLEIRLYWAGKGTTNLPFRGVYGPLISAISVNPNFLVPNEVEENDKGVSRGTVAAIVVGVVCGVVLILGVLWWWGYLRQRDTNELELNGIIGSFTLRQIKNATNNFDVTNKIGQGGFGSVYKGVMPDGTLIAVKQLSSKSRQGNREFLNELGMISALQHPHLVKLHGCCIEGNQLLLAYEYMENNSLARALFGPEEHQLELNWATRYRICIDIARGLTFLHEESQLKIVHRDIKATNVLLNENLNAKISDFGLAKLDEEDDTHISTRIAGTYGYMAPEYALRGYLTDKADVYSYGIVLLEIVSGMANVSDRSKENQFVLHDKAVALKNSGNLLELVDPRLGSAYDLQEMMTVINVALVCTASSSADRPTMSSVVGMLESRICPEEFVAEQSLTMTEYHREKMMKLLGSANDNQVRETSFTYTDSSTSAVDLYPNDRFSEYMLKRGDSEKRDDSQQLLL